The genomic stretch ACGTTTTACAGAATATTATCCCCAGAAAATGTCCATTGACAGATTCGAGAATTTCTTTTTGGGCGGAATAAAAACACTTGTTGATTCTGGTAAGACAGACCAGGCTACTGCTGATAAGTATAAAATGACTTTGGAACTGTTATACAAAAAGAGTATTACAGAAGAAGCTTATGCTGTCTCCTATAATGGAACACCTCCAAGGAGTGCGGTAAAACAGCTGATTAAGCTGGCCGAATTATTGGGTTATACCAGAGATATGCTCATTGAAGACAGTACGGAGATGGGTCTTAGTGTAACCTTTGCAGAACCCGCACAGTTTAAAGTAGTTGCGGAAGCGGTTCTTGAGGGCGATGATTTTGTATTCAGAGTTCCTACGCAGGAAATGGTCAGCGGAAATTCCTTCTATACCATCCAGAACTTAAAAGTGCTTCCCAATTTCGGGGCGGCAGCATCCAAGGATTATGAAGAAGGATATATTCTGGTACCGGATGGAGCGGGGGCATTGTTTCAGTTTAATACCTTCAATGCAGCAGTACCGGATTATATCAGACCGGTGTATGACAATGATTATTTAACGGACTATTACTTTGCACCTGAATTTGGTGAAGAGCTTATGATGCCGGTATTTGGAATGACCTATGGTCCTATGGACAATGCGTCCCATGGTTTACTTGGAATTATCGAAAAAGGTGCAGAAAGCTCTTACATAAATGTTAAGCTTGCATCCACTTCAAAAGACAGCGCCTCCTCCTATAATAAAGCCTTTGCATCTTTTGATGCCGCACAGTACAGCAGCGTTAAGGTATATGGGCCCTATAGTGATAACAAAGCCTCCTACCTGGTGGATACTGGTGTTCTGGACGTGGATTACACCATTCGTTACAAGTTATTTCCTGGTAAAGTCACCTATTATGACATGGCAAAAGCCTATCAGGAATATCTGATGCAGCAATGGGATGTGAAGGAGACAGCTTATCCTGAAAAAGCAAAATTATATTTGGACTTCCTTGGAGGGATTTCCTTAACAGAACGTTTTCTCGGCATACCTTATCAGTCCAGTTATTCCATGACTACTTACGAGGAAATGACAGACATACTGAATGATCTGCCGGGGGTTGATCTGGCCCTTAAGTACACCGGTTTCTTTAACGGAGGTTTTGAGAATAAGTTAAACAATAAAGCAGAGCAGGTAGCTGCAAACGGTTCTGAAAAAGAATTTGATAAACTGAAGGCCCTGACCCAGGAACGTAAGGCTGATTTATTCCTAGAGGTTAATCTGGCAAAGGTATATGACAAAGGGAACGGTTTCAGAGCAAAGAAGCATGCGGTATATGATTACTCAAACACACCTGCTACCATGTATCGATATCTGCTGTCCTTGGGAATACTAGACGGTTATACCGGTTTTGATGTGAATTATTTTTATCTGCTTTCACCCAGATATTTAAACAGTGTTGTGGATAAATTCTTGAAAAGTGCATCGGAATACGATAAACTCTCTATCTCTGACCTCGCACATTATAATCTTGCAGACTATCGCTTCAAGAAGAATGTATCCGTTTATGAAGCCGGTCGAATCGTTGACAGAAATTTGGAGAAAATTTCTGAAAGCCATGAGCTGTCTTTGGAAAACCCCATGATGAAGAATCTGGTATATGGTTCTTATGCCGAGGATATTTCAAGAGAGAGCAGTGACTACGCAACTTTCTATATGACCATACCTTTCAGGCAGCTGGTGATG from Anaerocolumna sp. AGMB13020 encodes the following:
- a CDS encoding DUF5696 domain-containing protein, which produces MKGLSDIANFLKPVTDKVRKIYARHFARKMIATVLILCIIIGLLRYIPVLGVKANILPPADNAELAVAGEEIPHTAGEVLVAESDSKQLYINAETMNLKVKDKNTGKSWYSAVNGSSQAAELALLTISYLGEDNNLYEWDSYTYCTQLGSYVMNKIENGVQITMDINEGESERFTEYYPQKMSIDRFENFFLGGIKTLVDSGKTDQATADKYKMTLELLYKKSITEEAYAVSYNGTPPRSAVKQLIKLAELLGYTRDMLIEDSTEMGLSVTFAEPAQFKVVAEAVLEGDDFVFRVPTQEMVSGNSFYTIQNLKVLPNFGAAASKDYEEGYILVPDGAGALFQFNTFNAAVPDYIRPVYDNDYLTDYYFAPEFGEELMMPVFGMTYGPMDNASHGLLGIIEKGAESSYINVKLASTSKDSASSYNKAFASFDAAQYSSVKVYGPYSDNKASYLVDTGVLDVDYTIRYKLFPGKVTYYDMAKAYQEYLMQQWDVKETAYPEKAKLYLDFLGGISLTERFLGIPYQSSYSMTTYEEMTDILNDLPGVDLALKYTGFFNGGFENKLNNKAEQVAANGSEKEFDKLKALTQERKADLFLEVNLAKVYDKGNGFRAKKHAVYDYSNTPATMYRYLLSLGILDGYTGFDVNYFYLLSPRYLNSVVDKFLKSASEYDKLSISDLAHYNLADYRFKKNVSVYEAGRIVDRNLEKISESHELSLENPMMKNLVYGSYAEDISRESSDYATFYMTIPFRQLVMNGLIQVTTENVNMSTNNPAYYVLQAVELGVYPKFTLTAKSDDILQESAYSYYYATEYEKQKDTINQVYEACKAAWEEIGNMEITGHKILGENVFLTEYASGVTVITNYNLHTVNVNGSEIPALGYIISGN